The following proteins are co-located in the Microbacterium sp. Clip185 genome:
- a CDS encoding general stress protein: MSNQGAPFSQGSAETGETVASFTQYEGAQKAVSALIAAEVPAKEIAIVGAGLRSIERITGRLGYATAARSGAINGLMLGVLFSFIFVLGSPTVQIQAFVGVLLVGIAIGMLLNILMFSIVRRRRDYASVMQVVADHYEVKVAPTSVHKARTALGTAPTATRPSSTPQRLDTPPRYGERITPGSQPPQASPVERPATGEPQAGQDDERA, encoded by the coding sequence ATGAGCAACCAGGGTGCACCGTTCTCGCAAGGCTCCGCCGAAACGGGCGAGACCGTCGCCTCGTTCACGCAGTACGAGGGGGCGCAGAAGGCCGTCTCCGCTCTCATCGCTGCCGAGGTCCCCGCGAAGGAGATCGCGATCGTAGGTGCGGGTCTGCGCTCCATCGAGCGCATCACCGGCCGGCTGGGCTACGCCACCGCCGCCAGATCGGGGGCGATCAACGGCCTTATGCTCGGCGTCCTCTTCTCATTCATCTTCGTGCTCGGCTCGCCGACGGTACAGATCCAGGCGTTCGTGGGCGTGCTGCTGGTCGGCATCGCGATCGGGATGCTGCTGAACATCCTGATGTTCTCGATCGTGCGTCGCCGGCGCGACTATGCGTCCGTCATGCAGGTCGTCGCGGACCACTACGAGGTCAAGGTCGCGCCCACGAGCGTCCATAAGGCCCGCACCGCACTGGGCACCGCGCCGACCGCGACGCGCCCGTCCTCGACGCCCCAGCGCCTCGACACGCCGCCGCGCTACGGCGAGCGGATCACGCCGGGTTCGCAGCCGCCCCAGGCGTCGCCCGTCGAGCGGCCCGCGACGGGGGAGCCGCAGGCGGGCCAGGACGACGAGCGCGCCTGA